DNA sequence from the Centropristis striata isolate RG_2023a ecotype Rhode Island chromosome 17, C.striata_1.0, whole genome shotgun sequence genome:
AGTCAGTGTTTGATTTGAGTTTAACTGCATTGCTGACACAATTACATGTTTCATCTTTTCTGAAGCCCtggaggaagaagtattcagctccattagtgcagtaaaagtactaataccacaatgtgaaattactccactacagtaaaagtcctgcattaaaaaacttactgaagtaaaagtacaaaagtatcagcatcaaaatgtacttaaagtaccaaaattttgcattgaagtgaatgggacggccgaaaaaaatgagcgaaaaagaacaataattggagatctttaaacgtctacttctccggcataatttcacctagagactccatttaaactttaaacagtagacacaagtcttgtgtattggtgtattaatccacgtttcgataggtcatatagttttttatcaatccctgttcaatgaccatgatcatttttggagaaattctgaacTTATAATGGATGTGTataaattccactctacagaaataatttatacatagaaacgtcttttctacattaagtgtcAGTGCCATAAAAAtagattacttttattacaaatatttacataaacattataaGAAATAATGGTTTAAATCTGTTAATTGACATTATAGTAACATTATTAAATGtaggttaaatatatatatatatatatatatatatataattatagatagatagatagatatctgTCAGcagaagttgccaaacacttccCGTCATATtagtcatattaaagtaaatatgtacagtattctacagatgtatatttttaaatatatattactgtatattatctgtattttcaaAGGAATTCTCTGTAAAATAACTGATGGTTGTTTCGTGTTATTTAACagacttcacttttttttaggatttcTTTTTGtaaagagagagtgagtggTGAGTTTATGGTCTGAATCGTTAgtctcaagtcttcttcaacataacatgatgttcatttagtaaattatggtgcATTTAGTGTCAAACATCGCAGAACTTtgagttcttttacttttattttgcctCGACTCTGTCCGCCCTGCGTCCTCATTTCTGACTCTTGGATCAGGTTCCTCAGACAGAATCTGAGAGTTTTAGACATGATAGAAGAGGTTTACTgactttggtttgttttgaagaTCAGAACTGAAGAGAAATGAACCTCAGGTCAGTTTAGGTTTTAATAACAGCCTGCACTTTAGACAAAATAAGATCAACAACAGTTTGACAGGGTGTTAACACGTCTCCTTCCTCTTTGTATATCAGTTAATGACAGAAGCGAGCTGATAAACCTGCAGACTAAAACATGATCACATGGAAactaaacagagaaagaaaagatgtTCCTCATTTCAGTTTATTTGATCTGTAGAGATATCAGTCCTTTGAGAAGTGTCTAATTCAGCCAAACTAAAGTTAACTTGGAACCCCAACGGGacgttttttgttctttttccatTCCCCtttctgtgtccttgtgtttcactgcaacataaacaatctatatgaatctataagtcctgcagctctgtggaatcagaacAATCAAGGCTGAAAGTGGGAACAActtaaacatgtctttgtgcagaagaacacagttagaatgacagaaatcagaaaaaaaagtcaaatttctccaaaaaaaacaaaaaaactactttgTAGAAATGTGAATATATTTTCTCATGTATTCACAGTGTGTCTGAGGAGcaggatttaatgtttttaacaggatctggttagtgcatcGTGCAGAGtgtagagaaagagaaaaaattgtcaaaaaataaatttgaaaactgcgctccaggccgcaaattccactctacagaaataatttatacatagaaacgtagggaaatttgtcttctccctcacaatcctctggtaaagctgtcagagttatagtttgggcataaGACGCagagatgcgccaccaacacgcaccaacagcctcattgactcccagattaaaaacgcaggaagatttctgtagaaaagcatatttaacggtttttcagatcgctcttacaaagatatttcttcattttttcttcacaaaaaacataataataataataatcataatcatacaaatattttaaagggcttttctttattttctacattatgTGTCAGtgccataaaaataaattacttttattacaaatatttacataaacattataaGAAATAACGGTTGAAATCTGTTAATTGATGtaatgggacatttttttttttcataatattattCTGTTGCTTCGTGGTTTGATTTTTGGTTTGAATTACAGTGAACAAAGAAATACACATCAGACTGCTGAATGTGAAAATTAACTTTCTGCTTTATTATAGTAACATTAGTAAATGTAggttaaatatacatatatatatatatctggcagcagaagttgccaaacacttcccttcatattaaagtaaatatgtacagtattctacagatgtatatttttaaatatatattactgtatattatctgtattttcaaAGGAATTCTCTGTAAAATAACTGACGGTTGTTTCCTGTTATTTAACAGACTTTTCAGTGTTCTTtaggatttatttttgtaaagagagagaaaaaagtgaaatgaccaaaagtaaattattttaaaatatggaaataatcTCATCATCCAAAACTTTGAAGATGTTCAGAAAGAGAAATTAAATCACCTTattgttctatttatttttattattattattattattattattttgctgaCACACATTCCCAGCATGCTCTCTGAGTGTGTGCTCACCTGACCACGTGTTTGTTGTGTGCAGGTCGTCATGGTGCTGCGGGTCCCGCTGCAGAGCCCACTGCAGAGCCCACTGCAGAGCCCACTGCAGAGCCGACCCCGTTACTGCTGACAGTGATGCGCCACCTGCTGGTGGTGTTTCCGTACTGCAGCGCCACAGCGCTCATGCTGTCGGTGTATCGACGCAGGTCCCCAGGTGACTCCTGCAGCTTCTTTGTTCTTACAACATACTTCACATCAAGTCATTTATCAGCTCATTAATAGAATTATTATTTACCTCTGCAGGGAGGAAGCAGCCTGTTTCCATGACGATGTCCCCGACCAGCAGGGATGATGACCCCAACTATGATGATGTGGACGCTGATGTCACCACCGAGCATCATTTCTAAACGTTCTCTCCTCATgtacattttaattactttaaaaaagatgtttttctatttttgtacaTGATACGGCTGGAGTCGTTTTGGTTTGTGTGATTATTATGTCTCTCAgggcctcctcctgctcctcctgctcctctgagggcctcctcctgctcctcagagggcctcctcctgctcctcctgctcctctgagagcctcctcctgctcctcctgctcctctgatggcctcctcctgctcctctgagggTTTTAAATTGCtgtgtttccttttgttttcttgattgtttttgttttgacttaTATTTCTAAGTTTGAAAAATGATGTTTCAGTCACCTTGTTGATGTGAGAGCTGAGTAAAGACTCTTTTTAAACAGcgtctctttttgtttcttgtttcattGAGTGTTTCAGTGAGTCGTAAGCTGCTATTCGCTTCAGTCGTGTTCAGATTAGAGACTGAGTCAGGCAGGGAAGTCTTAAACCTGCTTTCTCTCCACTGCTGCagaaaaaagtctgattgtaagaaaaatctatgaaaaaataatgtatgtCCTCAGTAAACAGTCTCATGGtgagtttatgatctcaatcGTTAgtctcaagtcttcttcaacataacatgatgttcatttagtaaattatggtgcATTTAGTGTCAAACAGAGCAGAACTttgagtgcttttacttttattttgcctCGACTCTGTCCGCCCTGCGTCCTCATTTCTGACTCTTGGATCAGGTTCCTCAGACAGAATCTGAGAGTTTTAGACATGATAGAAGAGGTTTACTgactttggtttgttttgaagaTCAGAACTGAAGAGAAATGAACCTCAGGTCAGTTTAGGTTGTAATAACAGCCTGCACTTCAGACTCTGGTAGTTTCCTCCTTCTGTGGCTAAAATAGGAATATGTTAATGACAGAAGCGAGGTGATAAACCCACAAACTAAAACATGATCACATGGAAactaaacagagaaagaaaagatgtTCCTCATTTCAGTTTATTTGATCTGTAGAGATATCAGTCCTTTGAGAAGTTTCTAATTCAGCCAAACTAAAGTTAACTTGGAACCCCAACGGGacgttttttgtcctttttccaTTCCCCTTTCTGTgcccttgtgtttcactgcaacatatacaacctatataaatatacagtagtgttcaaaataatagcagtccaatgtgactagccagattaatccagtttttagtatatactttattgctacatggcaaacaaggtaccagtaggtgcagtagattctcagaaaaccaacaagacccagcattcttgatatgcagctcttaaagctgtgcaattgggcaattagttgaaaggggtgtgttgctctgtggaatcagcacaatcatggctagaagtgggaacaactcaaacatgtctttgtgcagaagaacacagttagaatgacagaaatcagaaaaaaaagtcaaatttctccaaaaaaaacaaaaaaactactttgTAGAAATGTGAATATATTTTCTCATGTATTCACAGTGTGTCTGAGGAGcaggatttaatgtttttaacaggatctggttagtgcatcGTGCAGAGtgtagagaaagagaaaaaattgtcaaaaaataaatttgaaaactgcgctccaggccgcaaattccactctacagaaataatttatacatagaaacgtagggaaatttgtcttctccctcacaatcctctggtaaagctgtcagagttatagtttgggcgtaagacgcagagatgcgccaccaacacgcaccaacagcctcattgactcccatattaaaaacgcaggaagatttctgtagaaaagcatatttaacggtttttcagatcgctcttacaaagatatttcttcattttttcttcacaaaaaacataataataataataataatcataattatacaaatattttaaagggcttttctttattttctacattatgTGTCAGtgccataaaaataaattacttttattacaaatatttacataaacattataaGAAATAACGGTTGAAATCTGTTAATTGATGTAATgggacgttttttttttcataatattattCTGTTGCTTCATGGTTTGATTTTTGGTTTGAATTACAGTGAACAAAGAAATACACATCAGACTGCTGAATGTGAAAATTAACTTTCTGCTTTATTATAGTAACATTAGTAAATGTAggttaaatatacatatatatgtatatctggCAGcagaagttgccaaacacttcccttcatattaaagtaaatatgtacagtattctacagatgtatatttttaaatatatattactgtatattatctgtattttcaaAGGAATTCTCTGTAAAATAACTGACGGTTGTTTCCTGTTATTTAACAGACTTTTCAGTGTTCTTtaggatttatttttgtaaagagagagaaaaaagtgaaatgaccaaaagtaaattattttaaaatatggaaataatcTCATCATCCAAAACTGTGAAGATGTTCAGAAAGAGAAATTAAATCACCTTattgttctatttatttttattattattattattattattttgctgaCACACATTCCCAGCATGCTCTCTGAGTGTGTGCTCACCTGACCACGTGTTTGTTGTGTGCAGGTCGTCATGGCGCTGCGGGGCCCGCTGCAGAGCCCGCTGCAGAAACAACCCCGTTACTGCTGACAGTGATGCGCCACCTGCTGGTGGTGTTTCCGTACTGCAGCGCCACAGCGCTCATGCTGTCGGTGTATCGACGCAGGTCCCCAGGTGACTCCTGCAGCTTCTTTGTTCTTACAACATACTTCACATCAAGTCATTTATCAGCTCATTAATAGAATTATTATTTACCTCTGCAGGGAGGAAGCAGCCTGTTTCCATGACGATGTCCCCGACCAGCAGGGATGATGACCCCAACTATGACGATGTGGACGCTGATGTCACCACCGAGCATCATTTCTAAACGTTCTCTCCTCatgtacattttaaatactttaaaaaagatgtttttctatttttgtacaTGATACGGCTGGAGTCGTTTTGGTTTGTGTGATTATTATGTCTCTCAgggcctcctcctgctcctcctgctcctctgagggcctcctcctgctcctcagagggcctcctcctgctcctcctgctcctctgatggcctcctcctgctcctctgagggTTTTAAATTGCtgtgtttccttttgttttcttgattgtttttgttttgacttaTATTTCTAAGTTTGAAAAATGATGTTTCAGTCACCTTGTTGATGTGAGAGCTGAGTAAAGACTCTTTTTAAACAGcgtctctttttgtttcttgtttcattGAGTGTTTCAGTGAGTCATAAGCTGCTATTCGCTTCAGTCGTGTTCAGATTAGAGACTGAGTCAGGCAGGGAAGTCTTAAACCTGCTTTCTCTCCActgctgcagaaagaagtctgattgtaatgaaaaaaaatgtatgtcctCAGTAAACAGTCTCATGGtgagtttatgatctcaatcGTTAgtctcaagtcttcttcaacataacatgatgttcatttagtaaattatggtgcATTTAGTGTCAAACAGAGCAGAACTttgagtgcttttacttttattttgccaCCACTCTGTCCGCCCTGCGTCCTCATTTCTGACTCTTGGATCAGGTTCCTCAGACAGAATCTGAGAGTTTTAGACATGATAGAAGAGGTTTACTgactttggtttgttttgaagaTCAGAACTGAAGAGAAATGAACCTCAGGTCAGTTTAGGTTTTAATAACAGCCTGCACTTCAGACTCTGGTAGTTTCCTCCTTCTGTGGCTAAAATAGGAATATGTTAATGACAGAAGCGAGGTGATGAAGCCACAGACTAAAACATGATCACATGGAAactaaacagagaaagaaaagatgtTCCTCATTTCAGTTTATTTGATCTGTAGAGATATCAGTCCTTTGAGAAGTTTCTAATTCAGCCAAACTAAAGTTAACTCTGAACCCCAACGGgacgttttttgctcttttcacattttcctctgtgtccttgtatttcactgcaacatatacaatctatataaatctacagtactgttcaaaataatatcagtccaatgtgactagaTTAATCCAGTTTTTagtatatactttattgctacatggcaaacaaggtaccagtaggcagggccggttctagcccattggctgccctaggcgatattgaaaaaaaatatcgaaccacatccattccatgtattcattctgatataggtacactatgttatatgtattatgctgtacactaatatttgatacatgaactacaagcaaggtaatggtctcagaacatttttattttttgaaactttggaactttaccaacaacaactgaattgaaatacgaataaataaataagaaaacacagatcttcatcaaattaagaatggcaaagactgaaaataaataaaatgtagacatacaaatgcaataaaaataaacataaaaatgaaatttaattgtacatttatatttgatacatgaactacatacaggcaatataatggtctcaacatttaaatttttagaaactttggaactttaccaacaagtgacgacacccatgcacgtatcatattttatataatataatgttacattttcattcgaaatatgggttggggcatgttcatttaattcaatgagggttttattgcccatgctttttaaaaaatgtttcgttaatcattgttgttaaaacaaagatgtatgcttaagggcgccacaagggggcgccccctgccaatttggcgccctaggcagccgccttggtggcctgtaggaataaccggccctgccagtaggtgcagtagattctcagaaaaccaacaagacccagcattcttgatatgcagctcttaaggctgtgcaattgggcaattagttgaaaggggtgtgttgctctgtggaatcagcacaatcatggctagaagtgggaacaactcaaacatgtctttgtgcagaataacacagttagaatgacagaaatcagaaaaaaaagttttatttctctaaaaaaaaaaaaactagtttgtaaaaatgtgaatatatttTCTCATGGCTTCACAATGTCTCTGAagaacagaatttaatgttttaaacaggatcaggttagtgcaaatgctttattttaaacatgtagaataaattCTGACAGGAATATCAGCATTTTAACTGTATGGGGTCTTGGGctgtttcttccttttttgaatccttttcatgtctttcgggttgttttgtgtcttttttcagtcattttgtgtctttttggtcattttgtgtccttttttagtcattttatggggttttttggtcattctgtcttctcattttgtgtcttttttagttaatttgtgtcttttttggtcattttgagtctttttgtgtcttttttttgtaattttgtgtcttttttagtcctttagttcaacataaaatgtgattttgaatcctttttttactttcaaaacactatcatgctcaataaaaaaaattaaaagttgcaaatgtgaacaaaggttgcaaatataagagggttacatccagttctataattttatactaaatacatttgaccttgtctccagttttacttggtatatcatcatcaaactgaatctggcctcatggagtttacagccagaactttagaggtaaatttacagtagggctccacgctgctttgttttctagtctggatgtcatgaagaagtcatgatttggtgcttttggagactccagagggctaAGACAAGTTTTGctcactttttataacggaaacttttgtaacctatgatccattcaaggaccaaCAGAAATTTCAAACTCTGACAATGATGAGGataagacttttatttaactaaaacatatttttaagaaGCATTACAACCAAACTCATAGGATAATCTGAAGAACTTTCAGCTTTCATTTTGACAATAAACAGAGAAACATTGTGCACAAGTTCAGACCAAAAGAAAAAGCTACGCTAACATTTTTAACTGCAACAGGGATTTTCATCACATTTAACCCTCGGTTCTATATTGTGACTGTTCCCCCTCGAGTCCTCTGCAGATCAGAAACAGGAGAGGACCCAGAACGATTCCCTGTGAAACGCCACATCTCCTAGTTTGAATTAAAGTCCGAAAGTCACGTTTTCTTTATGAAGGACttgaaacatgttttgtttttttcacaacagTTCAGAAGTGATGCTCTGTGGTGACAACAGCGATGACATCATCATACTCATCATCCAATCCCTCGTCAGCCGGAGTAGGCGGAGTCATCGCCATGGAGATGGGCCGGTCATTTCCTTCAGTCAGAGCAGGTTAGAAAGAGAAAGTTAGATAACTGATCAACTGAAGAGTTCTGTTAGAGACAACCGTCAGTCACCAGAGTCTcagtgattgattgattgattgattgattgataaaacaATGATTACCTGTGGCTCTGTGTCGATATAAAAACACCATGATGAAAGTGGAGATGCAGTACGGACAGAACACCACCAGGTGGCAGACCAGTTGGAGCACAAGGTAGAGGGGGCTGGAGGCAGGAGGCGGGGCTTCAGTGGGAGGTGAGGGAGTGGTCAGTTTTCCTGTGGAGAGAATCCAAGCTGGTCAGGTGACTCTCTGGATGAATTAAGTCGTAAAATAAAAGcgtatctttgtagttgtgttgtgtatctttgtggtagttttgtgtgCCTTTGTAGTTctgctttgtgtgtctttgtggtcgtgtatctttgtagtagttttgtgtatcttttgagatgttttgtgtatatttgtagCTATTTTATGTATCTATATAGCAGTTGTGCAtatctttgcagtcattttgtgtatctttgtgggTATTTGGTTTCTCTTTGCAGAATTTGTCTGTATCTTTGTAGCAGTTGTGTGTATCTTTTCCCTCCTCACCTGTGACAGTGACCCAGCTGGGTTCAGACTCTCCAACACTGCTGATGTTACACTTGTAGAGACCTTCATCAGACCTGGAAACATGGTGGATGGTCATGTGACCTTCAGGCTCAGTCCTGAGGAAGGAGCCATCTTTATAGAAATCAGCTGGGAGGACGGGGGAATTCTTTGTTTTACAGCGCAGAGTGACATCATGTCCCTCCATCACAGGGAGGACAGGACTCTGCAGGATCACTGGACCATctgaacacagagacaaactgcagcatttcatcCGTTTACACACAGCTTCATCAACACTGAGTCCACAGTCTGATCTTACCAGTGACAGTGATGTTGATGGTGTTACTGGTTGCTCCCTCTCTGGACTCACACCAGTAAACTCCACTGTACGATTTAAGAGTGTAGCTGATGTTACAGGATGAACCAGCTGGTTGTCCCC
Encoded proteins:
- the LOC131989276 gene encoding Fc receptor-like protein 5 produces the protein MGKTYLQQLVFLSSLLICTTNQASLTVSPSSSQMFKGQSVSLSCEEDDSSAGWTLRRNTTRETRTQCGADWGQPAGSSCNISYTLKSYSGVYWCESREGATSNTINITVTDGPVILQSPVLPVMEGHDVTLRCKTKNSPVLPADFYKDGSFLRTEPEGHMTIHHVSRSDEGLYKCNISSVGESEPSWVTVTGEEGKDTHNCYKDTDKFCKEKPNTHKDTQNDCKDMHNCYIDT